The window GTCGATGACCTGCACGGAGATGCCGTCGGCGGCCAGCGCGTGCGCGGCCTTCAGCGCCTCGTGCACGGTCGCTCCGGCGGCGACGACCGTGAGCCGGTCCTGCGGGGAGACCCGCAGCACCTTGCTGCCGCCGACCGGGAACTCCTCGTTCGGGCCGTACAGGACCGGCATCCCGCCGCGCGAGGTGCGCAGATAGCGAACGCCCTCGCAGCCCGCCATCTCGGCGACGAGCTTGGCGGTCTGGTTGGCGTCGCACGGGTAGAGCACGGTCGAGCCGTGCACCGCCCGGAACATCGCCAGGTCCTCAAGACCCATCTGCGAGGGCCCGTCCTGCCCGATCGCGACACCCGCGTGGGAGCCGACGAGGTTGATCCCGGCCCCGCTGATGGACGCCATCCGGACGAAGTCGTGGGCACGCGTCAGGAAGGCGGCGAAGGTCGACACGTACGGTACCCAGCCGCGCGCGGCGAGCCCCACGGCGGCAGCGACCAGCTGCTGTTCGGCGATGTAGCACTCGAAGAACCGGTCGGGGTGCTCCTTCGCGAAGAACTCGGCGCGCGTCGAGTCGCTCACCTCGCCGTCGAGGGCGACGACGTCTCCGCGCGCGGTGCCGAGCGCGGCGAGCGCCTGCCCGTAGGCGTCGCGGGTGGCGACCTCGTCGCCGGTCTCGTAGCGCGGCAGTTCCAGGTGCCCGGCGCGTACGGCGTGGAGCATCCGGGCGGCGGGCGGCTGCCGGACCTCGATACGCAGGTCGCGCACCCCGCCGAGTTCCTCGATCGCCTCGTCGGCGTCGGGCAGCGGCTTGCCGTGCAGGCCCTCGCGGTCCTGGACGGACGCGACTCCCTTGCCCTTGAGGGTGCGGGCGATGATCGCGGTCGGCTGTCCGACGGTGGAGACCGCCTCGCCGTACGCCCGGTCGATCGCGTCCACGTCGTGGCCGTCGACCTCGACGGTGTGCCAGCCGAAGGCCCGGAAGCGGCGGGCGTACGCGTCGAGGTCGTGGCCGTGCCGGGTGGGGCCGCGCTGGCCGAGCCTGTTGACGTCCACGATCGCCACGAGGTTGTCGAGGTGCTCGTATCCGGCGTGCTCGGCCGCCTCCCACACGGAGCCCTCGGCCATCTCGCTGTCGCCGCACAGCACCCACACCCGGTAGCCGACCCGGTCGAGCCGCTTGCCGGACAGCGCGATGCCCACGCCGACGGGCAGGCCCTGCCCGAGCGATCCGGTGGCCGTCTCGACCCACGGCAGTCGGCGCGGGGTCGGGTGCCCTTCGAGGCGGCTGCCGAGCCTGCGGAAGGTCATCAGCTCGGTGTCGTTGATGGCCCCGGCCGCCTTGTACGCGGCGTACAGCAGTGGTGAGGCGTGTCCCTTGGACAGGATGAAACGGTCGTTGCCTGGGTGGGCGGGGCGGTCGAAGTCGTAGCGCAGGTGGTTGGCGAACAGGACCGCCAGGAGGTCGGCGGCGGACATCGAGGAGGTGGGATGCCCGGATCCCGCCGCGGCGGCCGCGCGGACACTGTCCACGCGCAACTGCTGCCCCAGTTCGGTGAGTTGACGGGTGTTCATGACTCTCCTTCGACAGGGCGTACGGGGCCGGGGGCGGCGGGGTCGTCGGGGTCGGGAGCGGCTGGCTCGTCGGGGCCGGGGCCCACGGATTCGGCGGGGCCGCGCGAGGCCGGGCTGCCCGGGGCCGCGTCTGCCGGGCGGGCGGAATCACCGCCCGCCGGGCGAACGGCTGCTGGGCCCCCGGGACGGCCGGGAGCCGGAGCGCCGGGGGCGTCGGGATCCCGGCCCGCGAGGGCGTCGGGATCCGGGGCCGGGCGGTTGCCCGGGTCACGCACCGCGGAGGCCTCGGCCCTGGGCACCCGTGCCGCACCGGATCCACCGGATCCACCGGCCCCGGAGTCCGCCGGGCGCCCGTCCCCGCCCGCGGCGGGCGCCCGCTGCTCCGGGCCGCCCGCCACCCGCGCCAGCTCCGGCGAGGCGGACTCCAGCGGTACCGACCAGGAGCGGACCAGGCCCAACTGGACGCCCTGGCGCGGGAGTACGGCGTCCAGGAGCCAGTCGGCGGCGACCCGGACACGATTTCCGGGCATCGCGGCGAGGTGATAGCCGCGGGCGACGACTCCGGCGAGCGGCCCGGACAGCGGGATGCCGAGCGGGTTGGCGGCGGCCTTCACCCCACCGAGGTCGACGACGAAGCCCAGGTCGCGGTGCCGGTAGGCACGCCGGGTGCCGACACCGAACGAGGCGGCGACGTTGTGGCCGGCGACCTTGCCGTGCCGCCAGGCGTGCTGCGCGGTCATCGCCGTGTACTCGCCGGGCTTCTCCAGATCGGGCACGGCGGCCGCGTCACCGCAGGCGAACACCTCGGGATGGCCCGGCACCTGGAGGTACGGGTCGACGAGCAGCCGGCCGCGCTCCATCGGCCGCCCGACCCCTGCCACCAGCGGATCGGGGCGCACCCCCACGCACCACACAAGGGTCCTGGTGTCGACGAACTCCCCGTCGCTCAGCCGGACTCCGGTCGAGGTGGCCTCCTCGACGGACGTCCCGGTGCGTACGTCGACACCGCGCTCGCGCAGCACCCGGTCGGCGGTGGTCGACAGCCGTTCGTCGAGTTCGGGCAGCACCCGCGGGGCGATGTCGAGCAGCAGCCATCGCGGCCGCATCCCCTCCCTGAGCGGCTGTTTGCGCACCAGCTGGTCGGTGAACAGCTGTCCCTGTGCGGCGACTTCGGTGCCGGTGTAGCCCGCGCCGACCACCACGAAGGTGCAGCGCGAGGAACAGTTCTTGAAGTCGTCCGCGGCGGCGGCGAGTTCGATCTGCCGGGTCACGTGGTCACGCAGGTACAGGGCCTCGGGCAGTCCGCGGAAGCCGTGCGCGTGCTCGGCGACACCGGGCACGGGCAGCAGTTTGTTGACACTGCCGACGGCCAGGACGAGCCGGTCGTAGGACAGGGTGCCGCCGTCGCCCTCGGGGTCGGTGTAGTGCACGGTCCGCGCTTCGAGGTCGATGCCGTCGGCCTCGCCCAGCACCAGCCGTACGCGCGGCAGGGTGCCCGTCAGCGAGACGGTGACGCGGCGCGGCTCCAGGACACCGGCGGCGACCTGGGGCAGCAGGGGAAGGTAGAGGAAGTAGTCCGTGGGGTTCAGCAGGACGATGTCGGCCTTGTCCCGGGTCAGCCGGGACAGCGTGCGCGCCGTCTGGTACCCGGCGAATCCTGCTCCGACGATCACGACACGAGGTCGGCTCATGGGGCGCCTCCGGCGGAGTCATCCTTCGGGGCCTTCCGCGTCCCCCCGGCCGGGACGCCCAAACGTCGCTTTCCCCGCGCGAGGGCGTTTCGTGCCGGGCGCCGGGCACACCGGAAAAACCGGCGGGACCGGTTCGGGCGCGGTTCCGGCCGTGCGGATCCGCGGACGGTGTCTCCTCCCCCGATTGTCCGGGGCGCGGCCCCTCACCGCATCCCACGCGACGGAGACGCACCGGTCCGGTACGCCTCCGTGGCTTCACCGGGCCGGGTGATGCGGTCCCCCGGGATCCGTCGCACCTGGCAACGGGGTCGCACCCGCACCGGAGGGGCCGGGCGCCCGCTCACGCCGCCGGGGGCGACGGGCGGAACCGGCGGGGCGGAGGGCCCGGCGAGCCCGCCGGGCGGCGTTCCGGGAGCCGTACCGCCGGCGACCCTCGCCGCCTGCCCCGCAGCCGTCTGTCCCTCGGCGGGCTGCGTCGGCGCGGCCGGGGTGCCGTCGGCCTCGCCGCGTTGCGCAGCGCGTAGGCCGCGGCTCCGGAGGCGGCGTACAGCGCGGCCGTGCGGCACTGCTTGACGGTCTGCTCCCTCAGTTCCCCGCGTAAGGCGTCGCGGGCCGCCCGTGCCAGTTCGTCGACCAGGCGTTTGTCCAGACGTTCGGTGTGATCGGTGTGTTCGACCGGCAGGGCCCCGGCCCGCGCCCCGGGATCCGGGCGAAACGATCTCGTCCCCGGCCGGCCCCAACTAGGCTCGTCCGCATGGACATTCTGGGAGCCACGCTGCGCATCTGCGTCGACGACCTGGAGACTGCGGTCCCCTTCTACGAGAAGCTGGCGGGCGGACCGGCGCTCCGCTTCGAGCGCGGCGGGGTCTCCGTCGCCGCCGTCGGCTGCTTCCTGTTGATGAGCGGGCCGGAGTCGGAGTTGGAGGTGCTCCGCAAGGTCTCGGCGACCATCGCAGTGACGGACGTCGACGAAGCCCACCGGGTGCTCACCGACTCGGGGGCCCACGTCGTGGCGGGCCCGGTGGCGACACCGGGAGGCCGCAACCTGATCGCGATGCACCCGGACGGCTATGTGTACGAGTACGTGGACCGCCGCGCGGCCGAGTAGGCCACCCGGCGCCCACGCCCGCGTCATCCCGCGCCGTCGGTGCCGGGCGGCCGCATCCGGAAGTCGTAGCGCTCCGGCAGGGGTTCGTCGGCGAGACGGGACCACGCCGCTCCGATCGCCTCGGCGCCCTCACGCAGGTCGGCCACCTCGAAGCCCGCGTCGAAGACGGCGCGTGCCGCTGCCCTGTCGCCCTCGGCGAGCAGCAACTCCGCCTCGATCAGCCGGAACCGGCCGCGTTCGCGGGTCGCCGGGCGCAGCCGTTCCCACACGGAGCGCGCGTCCGCCGTCCGTCGCACGGCGAGGAGCGCGGCGATCGCCTCCCGTCCGAGCGCGGCCGTGGCGGCCGTCCAGGCCTCCCCGTCGTCGCGCCGCTCCCGGCAGAGGTCGTCGAAGGCCTCCGCGTACCGGTCGGCGGCCCGTTCCCGGTTGCCCGCGTCCTGGTCGGCGACGGCTAGGCAGCGCAGCAACGGCCAGAGGGACGGGGCGAGTTCCAGTGCCCGCTCCCAGCTGCGCACGGCCTGTGCCCGGTCGTCGGCGTGCCACTGGGCGACACCCAGGTGGTACTCGGTGAGCGGCTTCGCGGGTGCCGTCTCCAGCATGTCCCGCCAGTGCCGGGCGACGAGCGTCTCCCCTGGCGGTGTCACCCGGCGGGGCTCCGGGAAGGCCCCGGACCGGAGCAGCTCCGCCCAGGGCGCCTGCGCGTCCCCGAGCGTGTCCTCCTCGAACGGCGTGCCGGGCAACTTGAGCGTGCCGCGCAGGACTTCGAGCGCGCCCCAGCCGGATCCGACGGCCAGCACCTCACCGGGTTCGGTGTCGGCGGACGCCCGCCAGTCCTCGTACGCCGTCTCGAACTCCCGACGTGGCAGGACCTGTTGGAGCCGTTCCTCGACTCCGGCGCGTGCCGCGGCCCAGTCGGTGACGTGCACGGTGTCCGCGTCGGCCGTCAGCGGCCCGTACGCCTCCAGCCAGGCCACCTCGCTCTCGGCGTCGAGGCGGAGGTGCTCCAGCTGGGTGCGGGCGAGCCCGGCCTGGATCTCGCAGTAGCCGCCGGTGCCGGGCTCGGTGAGCCACTCCTGCCAGCGCCGCCCGCCGGTGCCCGACCCCCACACGAAGAGCTTGCGTCCGCGGAGCGCGTCGGTGGACGTCTGCACGAGCCCCTGTCCCGTCTCGTCCAGGGCGGCGATCCAGCGCCGCTGTCCGTCGGGCACCTCGTAGAAGTAGTCGGCCGGGTACTCGCCGCGCAGGGGATACGTCCGGTCGGCGCCCTCGCACACCGGAACCGGCACCCGGCGCAGCCGGCGCTCGTACCCGAAGTGCCAGGCCTCCTCGGCGGGCGCGAGCACTCTGCGCTCCTCGGGGACCGCGGTGTTGGACCACCAGTACAGCGGCGCGGCCTTCTCGTGCGGATTGCGGACGCGTACGCCTACGTACAGGAAGTCGGAGCCCTCGGGCAGCCAGAGGTCGACCTGGAACGGCAGGTCGCGCAGCCGTTCCCACTCCCACAGGCGCAGCATCTCGCCGCCGTCGGGCGCGGTGACGCGGGCCGCGTGCAGGGGTGCGCAGGCGAGGGTCGAGTGTCCGGTGGCGCCGATGTTCCATTCGATGCCGCCGGAGAACCAGGCGCCGTTGAGCGCGAAGTCGGCGGGCTGCAACACCGGGTTGCGGTAGAGGAGTTCACGGTCGGACGGCTTGTGGAAGAGGGACACGACACGGCCGCCGTAGCCGGGCAGCACGGTCGCGCGCAGCCGGTCGTTCTCGATGACGAGCGCCTCGACCTCGCGGGGCTCCCGCGTTCTCCCGTATCCGTCGCGGACGCGTTCGGGCAGGAGGCTGCGCAGCGGTTCGTAGCCGATCTGGCGGGCCATGTCGCGGGGCAGGCCCTCGCGTTCCCGCTCGTCCACGTGGTGCGTCTCGTCGAGCGGACGCAGTGGAGGGAGTGGGTTGCTGGGGCCCAGCTCCGCGACCGGCAGCGTCAGTACGTCACGTCGGATGGTCGTCACGTCGACCATGGAACAGCGTGGACGGCGAGCCGACCAGGGGCACTCCCGGTCAGGATTGCGCAAAGGCCGCGACGACGATGTCGGCGAGCAGGGCGCCGGCGGTGCCGTCCGGGTCCAGGTCGGGGTCGTAGATGGTGACGTTGAAGCCGGCGCAGTGAGGGGAGTTCACCAACGGCCGCAGCAGCGCGGTCAGTTCGTCGGGCAGCAGTCCGCCGGGGTCGGGGCTGTCGACGGCGGGCATCACGGACGGGTCGAGCACATCGGCGTCGAGGTGCACCCAGAAGCCGTCCAGCTCCGGCACGTCGAAGGCCTGGGCGGTGGCCCGGGCCAGGGCGTCTGCGCCCCACTCGCGCACGTCGCCGACGGTCACCGTGGGGATCTTCAGTGCGGCGAGTTCGGCCCGGTCCTCCTCGAACTCGTCCCGGATACCGAAGAACCGCACGTCCTCGTCCCGCAGATAGGGCTTCAGCCCCTCCAGGTCCGTCAGGTCGTCCTGCCCGCGTCCGGTCGCCAGGGCCACCTCCTCGCCGCCCGCCGCGCCGACCCTCTCGGAGTTGCCCGGGTGCCGGAAGTCGTGGGAGGCGTCCACGGCCACGAGCCCGTACCGGCCGATCCGCCGCAGCGCGAGCGAGGCGCCGAGCTGGATGGAGCAGTCGCCGCCGAGGACGACGGGCAGCTCCCCGGCCCGTACGTGCCCTTCGACGCGGTCGGCGAGCCTGCGTGTGTAGGTGGCGATCGCGGCGGCGTTGAAGACACCGTCGCCCTCCTGCCAGTCGCCCCGGTCGTAGCGCGGCGGTACGACCACCCCGCCCTCCAGGGCGTGCAGCCGCTGCACGATCCGCTGCTCGCGCAGGGCGCCGGCGAGCTTGTAGCAGCCGGGGACGGTGCCCGGGGCCGGTGGGCGAAGGCCCAGGTTCGACGGGGCGTCCAGGACGACGAGATTCCGCATAGGACTCATGTTCGAATCATATCGGCGGTGACGGCCCACCGTTCATGGTCCCGCCAGGCCCCGTCGATGAAGAGGAACTCCGGCGAGAAGCCCTCGAGTCGGAAGCCGCAGCGGCGGGCCAGCGCGATCGAGGCGGCGT is drawn from Streptomyces liliifuscus and contains these coding sequences:
- a CDS encoding arginase family protein yields the protein MRNLVVLDAPSNLGLRPPAPGTVPGCYKLAGALREQRIVQRLHALEGGVVVPPRYDRGDWQEGDGVFNAAAIATYTRRLADRVEGHVRAGELPVVLGGDCSIQLGASLALRRIGRYGLVAVDASHDFRHPGNSERVGAAGGEEVALATGRGQDDLTDLEGLKPYLRDEDVRFFGIRDEFEEDRAELAALKIPTVTVGDVREWGADALARATAQAFDVPELDGFWVHLDADVLDPSVMPAVDSPDPGGLLPDELTALLRPLVNSPHCAGFNVTIYDPDLDPDGTAGALLADIVVAAFAQS
- a CDS encoding transketolase, with translation MNTRQLTELGQQLRVDSVRAAAAAGSGHPTSSMSAADLLAVLFANHLRYDFDRPAHPGNDRFILSKGHASPLLYAAYKAAGAINDTELMTFRRLGSRLEGHPTPRRLPWVETATGSLGQGLPVGVGIALSGKRLDRVGYRVWVLCGDSEMAEGSVWEAAEHAGYEHLDNLVAIVDVNRLGQRGPTRHGHDLDAYARRFRAFGWHTVEVDGHDVDAIDRAYGEAVSTVGQPTAIIARTLKGKGVASVQDREGLHGKPLPDADEAIEELGGVRDLRIEVRQPPAARMLHAVRAGHLELPRYETGDEVATRDAYGQALAALGTARGDVVALDGEVSDSTRAEFFAKEHPDRFFECYIAEQQLVAAAVGLAARGWVPYVSTFAAFLTRAHDFVRMASISGAGINLVGSHAGVAIGQDGPSQMGLEDLAMFRAVHGSTVLYPCDANQTAKLVAEMAGCEGVRYLRTSRGGMPVLYGPNEEFPVGGSKVLRVSPQDRLTVVAAGATVHEALKAAHALAADGISVQVIDLYSVKPVDRRALREAAEHTGCLLTVEDHHEEGGLGDAVLDAFLDGRPTPRLVRLAVRTMPGSASPEEQLHAAGIDAESIAAAAKLLVENAIVR
- a CDS encoding VOC family protein, with amino-acid sequence MDILGATLRICVDDLETAVPFYEKLAGGPALRFERGGVSVAAVGCFLLMSGPESELEVLRKVSATIAVTDVDEAHRVLTDSGAHVVAGPVATPGGRNLIAMHPDGYVYEYVDRRAAE
- a CDS encoding DUF5107 domain-containing protein; the encoded protein is MVDVTTIRRDVLTLPVAELGPSNPLPPLRPLDETHHVDEREREGLPRDMARQIGYEPLRSLLPERVRDGYGRTREPREVEALVIENDRLRATVLPGYGGRVVSLFHKPSDRELLYRNPVLQPADFALNGAWFSGGIEWNIGATGHSTLACAPLHAARVTAPDGGEMLRLWEWERLRDLPFQVDLWLPEGSDFLYVGVRVRNPHEKAAPLYWWSNTAVPEERRVLAPAEEAWHFGYERRLRRVPVPVCEGADRTYPLRGEYPADYFYEVPDGQRRWIAALDETGQGLVQTSTDALRGRKLFVWGSGTGGRRWQEWLTEPGTGGYCEIQAGLARTQLEHLRLDAESEVAWLEAYGPLTADADTVHVTDWAAARAGVEERLQQVLPRREFETAYEDWRASADTEPGEVLAVGSGWGALEVLRGTLKLPGTPFEEDTLGDAQAPWAELLRSGAFPEPRRVTPPGETLVARHWRDMLETAPAKPLTEYHLGVAQWHADDRAQAVRSWERALELAPSLWPLLRCLAVADQDAGNRERAADRYAEAFDDLCRERRDDGEAWTAATAALGREAIAALLAVRRTADARSVWERLRPATRERGRFRLIEAELLLAEGDRAAARAVFDAGFEVADLREGAEAIGAAWSRLADEPLPERYDFRMRPPGTDGAG
- a CDS encoding NAD(P)/FAD-dependent oxidoreductase — encoded protein: MSRPRVVIVGAGFAGYQTARTLSRLTRDKADIVLLNPTDYFLYLPLLPQVAAGVLEPRRVTVSLTGTLPRVRLVLGEADGIDLEARTVHYTDPEGDGGTLSYDRLVLAVGSVNKLLPVPGVAEHAHGFRGLPEALYLRDHVTRQIELAAAADDFKNCSSRCTFVVVGAGYTGTEVAAQGQLFTDQLVRKQPLREGMRPRWLLLDIAPRVLPELDERLSTTADRVLRERGVDVRTGTSVEEATSTGVRLSDGEFVDTRTLVWCVGVRPDPLVAGVGRPMERGRLLVDPYLQVPGHPEVFACGDAAAVPDLEKPGEYTAMTAQHAWRHGKVAGHNVAASFGVGTRRAYRHRDLGFVVDLGGVKAAANPLGIPLSGPLAGVVARGYHLAAMPGNRVRVAADWLLDAVLPRQGVQLGLVRSWSVPLESASPELARVAGGPEQRAPAAGGDGRPADSGAGGSGGSGAARVPRAEASAVRDPGNRPAPDPDALAGRDPDAPGAPAPGRPGGPAAVRPAGGDSARPADAAPGSPASRGPAESVGPGPDEPAAPDPDDPAAPGPVRPVEGES